Part of the Triticum urartu cultivar G1812 chromosome 2, Tu2.1, whole genome shotgun sequence genome, CTGAGGAAGAGCGGCGTGCGGGTCACTGTGTTCGAGGCGGAAGACCGCGCGGGAGGGAAGATACGGACCAGCTCCGACGGCGGATTCCTCTGGGACGAAGGAGCCAACACTATGGTGAGCTCATTTCTGTTTGTGAATAACTTGTGGCGTTGTGTAGCGCTGTCTCTGTATGCCACGGATTGTGGCGAGTGTTGGAGCGAATGGTGCGACCTGTGTACATTATGGTTTACTGCTCCTTGTCGCAATTGCTTGCTAGTATATAAGAAGCATGTGTTTGTGTGTGCTGTTGGGGCATGCACTCCTCTCCTTATTAGAATTCAAAACTGAAATGGAACCTAGAAGATTAGCTGATGACATAACCTGATCCTGTCACCCGCAGACAGAAAGTGCATTGGAGGCTAGTAGACTAATCGACGATCTTGGTCTTGAGGACAGACTGCAGTATGTATGTGCCAATGCTATCTTCGAATAATTAGTTATGTTTGCATTCTGCATTGTCGTCTGTAAATTGTTCCCATCAATGAATTACCTTACAAGTTCAATGTCTATTTCAGCCTAACTCCCAGCACAAGCGTTATACTGTTAAGGATGGAGCGCCAGCACTGGTAAATAGGTTTTCCATGTAATCATGCATCTCCTTTTCCATTTTTCTTATTGTAGCTCACCCTTGAGTCTTCTCCTTTTTGTTCCATAAGATCCCTTCAGATCCCATCGCGCTAATGAAAAGCACTGTTCTTTCTACGAAATCAAAGGTATATCCTGCTATTTAGTACGAACTACTTCAGCCTACAGTACATGTTACATGGCACACTAACCCCTTCTAAATGAGTTATTTATTGCCAGTGCCACTGATAGATTGGAATGCATAACAAATACAAACATTTTATCGATTGCTAGTGTTAGTTTAGTGCCCACTACCATGACCTGAATTAGCTGGTTTCAGTAACTAATTGACAATTTGTAGATTCTCCAGGTCTTTTCCTTTCAAATTTGATTCTGCTCTGAATTCTTTCTTACCCTTGCAGTTCAAGTTATTTCTGGAACCATTTCTCTATGAAAAATCTAGCACAAGGAACTCCAAAAAAGTGTCTGACGAGCATTTGCGCGAGAGGTGAACCTTCACACTTGGTGTTTTGCATTGGTGTAGATGCCAAATGCTAACAAGATAATAAATGGTGACCTTCCGTATGAAGTTTTTAGGATCCGAGAGGCTGTCTGGTACTCTAGTGTTCCTTAAGCCTCATCTGCTTGCAGTTTTATGTAGGGGAAAGGCATATATAGCGCACCATGACTGTTTGTAGTATGTATTATTTGTTTAAAGGAGATAATTGAATGTCCCTGTTTTGACAACTTTACAGCGTTGGGAGTTTTTTTGAACGCCATTTTGGGAAAGAGGTGAGTTCTTTCCTTACGGATCATCAGTAATTCAATCATATAGAGTTAAAAGCTCTGCAGCTCGTATTGTAACCGCCATGGCTATGAATTTCCATGTTGATTACAGGTTGTTGACTATCTTATTGATCCATTTGTAGCTGGAACAAGTGCAGGAGATCCTGAGTCATTATCTGTAAGTTACTACTGCATTATGTGCACAAACACCATATGACCTTTCCATGTGATGCTTGCTTAATGTTGATAATCTAATAGTAATTATTATTCCAGACCATATCACCTTGTTAATTAACTGTGCTGGCTTTGAGTAACAACTATTTTTTGCAGATTCGTCATGCATTTCCAGGGTTATGGAATTTAGAAAAGAAGTAAGTTTGTACTTTTTTTTATTTGCTCGCAGTGATCTATTCTCACTTCTACATTTTCATTTGTTGTCTTGTCCATGTTTTTGCTTTTGCTATCTCCCATGCATTTTTTTATGTTACAGCATGTATATCAGTTTAACCTATGTAAAGATTCTACAAGTGAAAATGTCATTTTCAGATATCCTTGTTTCTTGCATTGCTTTCTTGGGTCCTGCTGTTAGCTTGTTACTGAACTGCCTTTCTTTTTCCCTGTTGGACTTCCTTGAATTGGGCATTGACGGAATGTTCACCCTTTAATACTGCTTATGTGTGCACTATCTATCTCCATGTGTTTTCCTCTTTATTTGATATTCTGCTTTTCTCCAAATAttactttattttctatttttacTGATGGAGTTGGACTAATTGGCCATGCAACAGAACTGATTAGTTTGAGAGAAATATTTCCTAATTATCCTGATAATATGCATCTTCTAGAACAAAAAATCATATTGTAATTTTCATTTAAGATAATATTTCCTAATTAGCCCAATAATATGCATCTTCCCGAAATCATACTGTAATTTTCATTTCGAGTGAAATATTTTCTAATTAGCCCGATGATATGCATCTTTTTGAACATCAATCCATGCCTATACAAATTGCCGACATAAATTATTATAAATATAAAGGGCTACAACACCATTATTCAGAAAAATGTTTGCTATCATGATAATAGATTTTGTACTAGTTTTTTTCAAATGGGACACACTACGTTTGCGGTTTCAACTTGTCATTTGCACTAAAGCATGTTGTTGTCGTAAATTTGGCTAGCAACAATATTTGTTCCCAGTTATGGTGATTCACACTCCTTCAATGCTCTCAGGTATGGTTCTCTCATCGTTGGTGCCATCTTGTCAAAACTAACAGCTAAAGGTGATTCAGCAAAGAAAGGAGGCACTTCGTCAGGAAAAGGAAGGAGCAAGCGGGCCTCATTTTCATTTCATGGTGGTATGCAGGTATTCCTTCAATGGTGTCATGTCATTTCCTTTGTTAGTGTAAACAACATAAAAATAAAACCCGCGTATGGGCCCTATACCCTATTAACTCCATCTGTGTTCCCTAAAAAAGGAAAAACTCCATCTGTCCCATTTGAAAGAGCTGCATTTACTTGGCCACTGCAGGAATGGTTATTTTTGTGCCATTCAAGGATGCATGTTCactcgatgaaccagcatcacTATTTTATGTTTCACAAGCCAGGAATATTGCCATGTTTATATCCATTGTACAGCTTAGCGATCCATTTACACCCTGTCATGATCACTGCTGATTTCTGTATTGACTTGGCACAAGTTTATTAGCTTGCGGATATTAGTTAAAGCTATGTCAAACAAAAGCCCAAATATATGACCAAGTGTATGAATATGTTTAGCTACGTAGTTGTCGAGAAACAGTATTGCAAGATGAGAAATAAGTCAAAGGTAGCTATGATACAAAAGGACTAACATCACAAAATAGTTGCATGGTGGAATCACACAACATTCATGGCCAGTTTAGACTTTATCGAGCCACACACTAGAGGGGGTGTTGACGTATATGTGTATTGCCCAACCTTCTCCATCAGTTTGGATTTTTGGTTCTTCTCGTTGGTACATGAAATTTAATATGGTATCAAAGCCAAGAGGCCTTGGATTCAAGTCTCAGATTTTGCAATTTAAATGGAAATATTGCTTGCCCTCCTTCTGTCCACGTTTAGGCCTTATCGAGCCATGCAGGTGTTGTAGTATATGTGGTTTGTCCAACCTTTTCCATCCATCAGTTCAGACTTTTGATTCTACTGGTTGGTGCATAAAACTTAATATTCACATCTGTTTTTTAGAAGTCATATGTTGTTGAATGCTTTTCAGACACTAGTAGATGCACTTCACAAGGAAGTTGGAGATAGTAATGTGAAGCTTGGAACACAAGTGTTGTCATTGGCGTGTAACTGCGATGAACTCTCTGCATCAGATGGGTGGTCAATTTTTGTGGATTCAAAAGATGCTAGTAGTAAGGAGCTTGCAAAGAACCAGTCCTTTGATGCTGTTATAATGACAGTAAGAATCACTCATCTGCATTATTTTTCAAAGTTCATTTGATACACAATCTGGTAAATTTGCTTTCTGCCAATCTATAAAATATACTTAATATTTCTGCACTCACGCATGACTGGCTATTATTACTATTAAACGTAGGTCATAAAACCAAATTATGTACCTCTTGCATTTTCCCCTCTGCAGGCTCCACTGTCCAATGTCCAGAGGATGAAGTTCACAAAAGGTGGAGCTCCCTTTGTGCTAGACTTTCTTCCTAAGGTCAGGTTAGGATCACCATTTTAGATCAAATGCAATAATTGAAATGGTTGCTCTTGTAAAGAAATTGGTGCTAGGGGAAATTTGTCTCAATCCCTTCAGCAGTTCCATTTTTCTCAGGTCTATCACTACAAGAGCCATATTGCTGGTTTGTTTTTTTCccatggacaggggtgcgtggaagttAGCTATCCACGTGCCAGAACCATGACTTGGTTTCGATATCTTATGGGTTTCAACTCTAGTCtacccaacttgtttgggactgaAAGGCTTTCTTGTTGCTGTTTGTTGTTGCTTCTACATTTGCATGTACATGATTCATTCCCGTACCTTGTCACGAACGGATCTATGAAAATAGTAGTAGTTCAGTGATATGGTCTATTTCAGAAGGCGGACAGACTAACTGTATTTATTAATGCATGAAAAAGTAActatatgagaacagtagtagatCAATGATATGGTCTATTTCAGTATTCAGTGCTTTTGCTAGCACTTTAAGTAACTCCTGTTTCTGGACAAAATGAGTGACACATATTTTGGAAATATATTGGTAATTAAGAATATAAGCTAGACATACTGTACTCTGTTTTACTGACATGAATACATAATTGAAGTGAAGATGGTTATATTGCTTCTCCATCATCAAAGGATTCCTTGCTACGTGAATTTATATGATTTCAAGACAATGCCATAATGGAATCACATTTCCACTGTTAAGATACTCTGTTGTACCAGTACCACTGTAGCTATTATTTTATATTTTTCTTGATACATATGCACTTGGAGATCATATCACAACACCGTACTTAGTGTTGTTAGAGCCTGCGAGTTATTGTATCACAACATTGCATTTATGACCTATGAGACTGATTttgttctttctttcttttttgtaAAGATGTGTGACTGATGTCGTGTCATAAAATACACGGGCTTCTTATAACTTTACATGTGTAGCAGAATCTCATCTTAAGCCATATTTAATTTGTAGGTGGATTATCTGCCATTGTCCCTCATGGTAACAGCATTTAAGAAGGAAGACGTCAAAAGACCCCTGGAAGGATTTGGGGTCTTGATACCCTTTAAGGAACAACAAAAACATGGTTTGAAAACGCTTGGTAGGTTCCTCAGCTTTATACTTGAACTGTTTTCAATTTACAGAAGTACCATTGCACTCAGTTCGGTACACAAAACAATCTTGTTTTACCAGTTTTCGTGTACTCGTGATTAGTTTATTCtgattttatattgcttcataCTACATCTTTTTTCCCAGAACATAGCCTCATTTATACGTGCGTGACTGTTTCTTGTATAGGAACTCTCTTCTCCTCTATGATGTTCCCAGATCGAGCTCCTAATGACCAGTACTTGTTTACAACATTCATTGGGGGAAGCCACAATAGAGATCTCGCTGGGGCTCCAACGTAAAAACCTTTTGATCTTGTATTATGCTTCTTTTCTTATGCACATTATTCCAATTTTTTACTTCTGCAGGCCTATCTTGAAACGATTTGTGACATCTGACCTTACAAAGCTACTGGGGGTAAAGGGGCAGCCAACTTTTGTGAAGTAAGTATTCACGCATATCGGCCTATATGCTTTCCCTTCCTGTGCTTGTGTTGTGGCTTTCCATCTTCTAGGGAATTTCAGAATGTGCACAATTTGTTTCACTGTCTCATGCTCATGTAATTTATTAGTATTTCTTATGTTACTCAGACATATACATTGGAGAAATGCTTTTCCTTTGTATGGCCATGATTATGATTCGGCACTGGAAGCTATAGGAAAGATGGAAAGTGATCTTCCAGGGTTCTTCTATGCAGGCAAGTCAATAAAGCCACCTTACTTTTGTTACTTCTCATGAAAATTTATGGTGCTCCTTGGTCTGCTGGAAATGAAGCTCTAACAAAAGAATGCGTGTATAACATCTAAAATCAGTCTCGTTGGAAATTTGTAGAGCAAGCAAACCAGAAATAGTAATCCCGCCAAGTGACTCTTAGATGTTAACTTATAACTTTAACTTTGATGTCTTGTAGGAAATAACAAGGATGGGTTGGCTGTTGGAAATGTCATAGCTTCAGGAAGTAACACAGCGGACCTTGTGATCTCATACCTTGAGTCAGGCATCAAGCAAGTTAGTTAATATCGACGGTGTCTAACCTATCTTCTAGCATTGGCAGACTATATTTCTCACACTATGTTAGATTTAAAATGATAGCAGTGGTTGGCAATCTCTTTATAAGCCTAAGCATTAACCAGGCATCCAGTATTCGAGCTGTGTAAAGATGGGCAAGGACAAGGAGTGCAAAATAATTCTGATCGCCTGAAGTGTTCGTGGTTATTTTGAACAGTAATCATTGACATATAGACTTGCTTTGGCAATAAAACTGGAATTTCTTGAGATGTTATGCCATGTATAATTTGACCAGTTGGATTAGTCTCCCAAGCTGCATGGTGCTCGAGGGGTTTCTTTGTGCCCACACTTCTGTTGAGTTACAGTGTGGCTCTGAACAACAATGATCTGTGCGTTGCAGGGGCCATCAAGCCGTGGAATTATTTGCCTGCCATTTTGCGTTTTGCTGTTAAGTAGTAGTAGAACGTACACCACCTCTGGGACATCAACAGCCAGTTCTGACTGACACACTTGGGTGTTGTCTTGTTCAACTATCTTGGGATGGGCAAGCGAAGTCTTCCTGGTGATTCATCTTTACCACTACTGCTACTTAGTAGTACTACCTTTATGCTGTAAGAGGCACAGTTCAGCATGCCAACTGACCGAAGGTCTGTAGGTTGAAGCGAAACTGGAAGTCCTGTGAGAATCCAGACAAAAGATATCCTTGTACGGGATGCGTGCTCCACTTGCAATGTGCATAATTATGTTCCTCTCTTTCATCTTTGGCCGGTTGGCCATCTTTTGACGTCTAGGGTAGTGCTCCATAATTACCATGATCCGCAGGATTACATATGATGCTTCAAGCTTAGGTTTGGATCATACTCCTACATATGTGGTGCACATCATTGTCCTCGTTTGAAAAGGTACGTTCACCTCTGTAGACATGCAATGCAAGCCGAGGTTGTGTAGTAGTGCAGCTCCCTAGAATCAAGGAGGCATTACAGTAGAAGGTAAGAGATGAGTTGGAATGGAAGGGTACATTGGGGCCAATGTTTTGGTTCCCAGAACTGATATTTGATTGTGCTTGGTGCAAGTGAGAGAGAAAAAAGGCAGTTGCTTCCTTTGGAACTTTAGGGCACAAGAAAGCATGAGTAGGGCACTCCTTGGAGCCTTTATGTCCTTCACTGCACTTTTCTTCTTGGGCACAGCCTCCCGTATTGTATGAGCATGGCGGCCACTGACCATAAAGGAGAGAGATAACAAAAGCAAAAGGTTCGGTTTTGCCCTTAAAAAAGTCCATGTCTGGAGGACTGCATAGATAGCTTGACCGCCTTATCCATGAAGCTTGCCTCCGAGTGTTTCATGTTCCTTGTCTGAAATAGAAAATAGAAGCGGTGCATTTCCCCGTTTCTTAAGTGGTGCATTTTAGCTTGGCATGCATGCACATTTTGCACCGGCAGCGACACGGCTTTCCTGCTCATGCTGACGCAAAGACGCCGATGGATGGATTCAGGCAGCTATACATTTTTCTTACACCCAGATCTCACCTAATGCCGTCCATGGCCTGGATTTCGGCCGGGCGCCAAATGGTTTCCTTGGGCCTATCACATGTTCTGAGACAAAACAGGGAGCGTCATACAAGGACTAAAAGCAATCTTGCCTACCAAGCCTAGGTTTTATTTAACGCCAGCCTTTGATTTGTTCAACGCAATGGCATGGACCGAGACTCCCGAGAGCCGATCAAGCCAAACGCTAGGGCCATTAACCAAAAGGATCTCGACAGGAGCTGGGCTTGCTAGCGCGCCGTCTCGAACATGGCAAGTGGGTGACGACAGGCGCAGTGTTAGCTATATATGTGTGCACTTGTAATGGCAAATGTACCATGATTGGTTTTGGGATGCGTGGATTGCGGAGATATATATCTTCCTTGGCCACATGGCCACTGGGTAATCTACTAACCCAGCCCCAAAATATACACATAACCCTAGCTGAAAGCCTACCGAGCGCCGATGCTATATCACATTACGGTAGCACTTAGCCGGCTTGCTCGTGACAAGAGGGTAATGCCTTTGAACTGTCCCTAACACATTTGTGCTCGACAGCTCGAGGACTAACAGTTCTTGTTTTGTACCCGCATGCGAGCCCTTTTGTTGATACATGCATGGCATGGTAGTTGTTGGACCGAAGCGTTGTCGTAGTTGAGGATTTTTACTATTTTCTCGTCTGGTTCTTGTCCTGTGCGCCGAACTGTGGATATGCTTCAGTTGGCTGCATGTGTGCTGCCCGTCGCTCCTGGCCAAGTCATGATACAATAATCTGAAAACACGCCATCATCCATGCGGTGGACGTGAAGAGGAACAGGTCGCCGGTAGAAACAGTCGTCTTCAGCTAGCGGCACACGATAAAGGTTTCGCCCGGTTCACGTAATCGTGGCGTCTTAGACATAGGTCTAtagtaaaaaaaagagagagaaaatcTGAAACTTTGACAGATGTGGTATAAGATTTTGCTAAAATTAAGTCGCCTGAGATTTTTTTTGGTTTGTCTACGTTGATGTCCTGAACTGTCCGATGTTTCGCGGTGAGATTTGCGCAGGGTCGAGGAGAAGACGCGCTCTTGAGAAATCGTCCGCTGCAACACGTCCGAACAGCGGAACAAAACTGTCAGAGACGTACGCCACAGTGCAACGTGGCCATGAGGCCCATGACCAAAAGCACACCGTGGAAAGTAACTACTTGAGCGTGGCAAGCGACAAAGTACGTGCGTACGTACGACCATTTCTTTGCATGTGGTTTTTGTCGACATTACCATGTCTCTGCATCTTATATTAGCGCCACAAGAAACGTACGGGGGGGTAAAACAAGCAAGCATGTAGTAGGAGTAGCACCGAATCTTGTCAGCATAAATGGTGGATCTCAGCCTCAACCAAACACAGCGGGAGGGCACACGGTTAAGCAAGGAGTGCCACCCCTGCTCCACTGTTTCGATCTCCATTTAGCACAGAGCTAATGTCGTTTGTAATCCGAGCATCGGTTCTAGAGTAATTTCCATTCTTACCACTACGCGTAATGATGGACACCGCATCCGCCCCACCCGCCGACACGTACGTGGGCTGGGCGGGTGTGTCATGCACGCCATGCAACAATACGCATCAGCATCAAGGCAGATTAACCTAACTGCATGCAATGCAACCACATCCAATTAATACGTACCACATGCATGGCGCAGCTATACGTGCCCGGAGGCTCACATGCACACATCACGGTCCGGTTCCACTGGAGAAGTCGAGATGGAGCTAGCTAGCGGAACATTTGGGCCTGCGCGCGCGCGCCACATGAGCCTACGTATATAGTACAACCGGCTAGCCACCCCTAGCCTAGGCCGGTTGAAAGGAGCACGGAGTTAAAGCTAAACTAAGCCTGAGTTGACCTCACGTGGTGGTTACCTCCACGGACACCAGGATCAAAGCGGATCTAGCAAAATGATCCGGGCCCTGCGTCTCCCGGCAGCACGAGTTGACCCGTGACGACCCACCCGGCAGCCGGCAGGCACCGGCACCGCACACGGCACGCCACCGCGCGCAGAGATCCCGGTCCTTTTGTTGCATCAGACTATCTTGTttcctctctatactttctggcACTCGATTAATTCCGCGTGCGTACGTACGTACGTAGGTTAGCAGCCAACCGTAGTGGCGAGCGATCAGCTTTATTTATATTCCCCTGGCTATGGCCCTCCTCCGATCTCACATCGGTCAGTTACATCATTCACGCACACAGCATGTTCTTCGTGGCTGCTATGGTGGTGCTGGAGACGGGTTACAGATGTTGATGTTAAGTTCAGAGATGTTTTATTATTTTTTCAGTTTTGTCATGTCGGTTTTTATGTGACTTGTACTTTGTTTTTCATGATATGAATGAGACACGCATTACCGTGCAAAACAAAAAGATGGACGGATGTATTGTCAGGTGTGCGCCGAGACAGACAGTAGACAGccatttcttttcttttcttttatacATACACTttcttcttttgtttttcttgcttTGGTGCGTACATCTTGGTTCGGATCTGCGCCTGTGGACGGGAATATCTGCAGCGAGTAATACAATTAGCACGCACGTTCCTGAGATTGTGAGTATCTACCTACCTAGCTCAGGTACTCACGTAGTGGTAGTATAAGCACTACGTACTTCGCAAGTGGCTCACACTTGATTAACGCTAGCTAGCCTAATTAGTAGTACTATATACGCGCGcatgatgcatgcatgcataatgCAACACAAGGCGGGAGACTGGAGGGGGACCCCATCATGATAGTAGTACTATAGGTTAATTTTGGCTTTGCAGGCATGTGGGCGACGTGTCCAAGGTTTCTTTGGCCGCCTCAGAATCTTGGCGTCGTCCTGGTGTACGTACATGATGCGGAGAGCAAGTGTATGCGTACATACGTGACAAGTTGACAAGTGCATGCCACGGGAGGAAACGCAAGTTGGTGGCAGTTTTCCGTCGAAAGGACGGGGCGATCGTACGTACGCGCTGCAGACCTCAGCATGCATGATATACTACCGTCTACTAGCTTGGTTAGGCGTCTAGCGGGTCGTGGGCTCTGCGTTCTTCTCTACACATCGAGTAGGAGTTGTATGCATGCATTGCAAGAGTACAACGGATGCACTTCACGTGATCGATCAAGCAGCCCCCCAAAAACAATGTACGCTCCAAATGCCACCGTGCTGCTATGGTAAAGAACGGTGGCAAGGACCCAAGTGAACCGAGCACGTCGACGGCGAAAATATCTGAGCAAGCAGCGGAAGAAGGCCAGCGTAGTGGTTGTGGTGTACCGTGCGCTCGACATCACCGTATCTTTTACTTACCCATTCCAGGGCAGGCCGTATGCATCGATCTGATGCAAAGGCCGGGGTATCccctttttaaaaaaaaaaaacCATTCCAGTGCAGGCGATCCATTTCTGTTTTCGGGCATCGGTTGACCGTTCGCCCCGGACCCCGTGGACCACGAGGCCATGCCAGGAGCTAGCGTGCGCACTGCGGATCGCGATCAATGCAAACATAACGCACCCGCTGCCGCTGCAAACCAGTAGTACTAGGCCACAGCTCAGCGACGCTGGCAGGATCATACGGACCGGCGGGCGTCTACGCGCCACAGATGCAGGATGATGccaatctatctatctatctatctatctatctatctatctatctagcAGTAAAAAAACTAATGGCGACGTGCTCTGGAAAACACACTTTGGTGCGGCGGGAGTGTCTGTGAGCAAAGTGCCAGCTTTTGCCTCAAGAAAATTGTTTATCAGAGCAGCAGCAGCGGGCAGTGCGGAGAAAGAGCGATGGAGAGACGCTTCCCCTGCGCCGGCGGCAGCGCCGGCAGCGGCTTTATCGGGGGCAACCAAGCCAACCGGAGAGCGTCCACGCGGCCACGCCAGGGCGACCCGCCATCCCGTGCCCGTCTCGCCACCGCAGGTGCGCGCGGCTCGGCTGAGCTACCGAGGCGAGCCGAGCCGAGCCGAGCCGGGACTCTGCCTGTGCGAGCGCGACCGACCGGTCTCCATCCTTGCTCGGCACGCGCGGCGCAGCCGACCTACTGCCAGCTACTTGGCGCGACTACTCCTACCGATCGATCGAGCTGGTAACGACGTGGTACTACGTAGTAGGGCCCAAGAATCGACGACCCTCCTTTGCTCCGCGTGCACAATCCAACGGTCCATATTTATCCGAAGCCTGCGCGTTCACTTGCTCGTGCATGGCTCGCTAGCGATGTTTTACAAGTAGCTCGACGACCCATTTCGGATTTCAGAACCGGCGCATGCTTGCTCGAGGCCCTGCGTGTTTGGTTCTTCTAGTAGCTGTGACCAAAGTGGCCAGCCTAATGCACACAACTGCGATAGCAACCTCGAAGCCGCGCCGTGGTCGTTTACCTATATGGAGAAACATGCGTGGCCAAAAACACCTTTTTGTTCCACCAGACCGACGGCCACACCAATATTTGCGCCTGCTCGACCCCTTGCTTCGAAAAAGATACGTAGAAGAAAGCTAGGTCCTGCATGGTGCAATGCATGCCACATACTTGTATACGCACAGCCACATCTATCGGGTAAATCCGTGCCGGACTTTACCGATCACCCGGTTCACAGGCAATCGCCAATCGATCGACCACCTACGTAGTACGTTCGTCCTGACGACTGCAGAGCACATCAAATTACCTCCTGTGACCACTTCAATTCCTACGTACGTGCACGGTACACCTACAGTCCTACACCCTACGGCCGCTAGCACGGCTACGTACGTACGTAATCGACCTTTTTGCATGGAGCGATGCAATTCTTACGTAAGAGTTTTACAAATACTTCACGTATTACTAGTTCAATCCACGGACGTTTACTGCCACAATATGCTCCTGCTGGTTATTTCCCATCTCACAGTACGTAAACTTTTTGTAGAGCGCGGTACA contains:
- the LOC125538810 gene encoding protoporphyrinogen oxidase, mitochondrial, encoding MLTSATAPSSSSCSSHAPTRFASARGRRLRPVLAMAASDDPRARSVAVVGAGVSGLVAAYRLRKSGVRVTVFEAEDRAGGKIRTSSDGGFLWDEGANTMTESALEASRLIDDLGLEDRLQYPNSQHKRYTVKDGAPALIPSDPIALMKSTVLSTKSKFKLFLEPFLYEKSSTRNSKKVSDEHLRESVGSFFERHFGKEVVDYLIDPFVAGTSAGDPESLSIRHAFPGLWNLEKKYGSLIVGAILSKLTAKGDSAKKGGTSSGKGRSKRASFSFHGGMQTLVDALHKEVGDSNVKLGTQVLSLACNCDELSASDGWSIFVDSKDASSKELAKNQSFDAVIMTAPLSNVQRMKFTKGGAPFVLDFLPKVDYLPLSLMVTAFKKEDVKRPLEGFGVLIPFKEQQKHGLKTLGTLFSSMMFPDRAPNDQYLFTTFIGGSHNRDLAGAPTPILKRFVTSDLTKLLGVKGQPTFVKHIHWRNAFPLYGHDYDSALEAIGKMESDLPGFFYAGNNKDGLAVGNVIASGSNTADLVISYLESGIKQVS